The Centroberyx gerrardi isolate f3 chromosome 7, fCenGer3.hap1.cur.20231027, whole genome shotgun sequence genome contains a region encoding:
- the nptx1l gene encoding neuronal pentraxin 1 like — protein sequence MQATKNGISWRLFLFSYLFLESSAQDFGGQTQFICTSVPKDMDICAATLQNSVPGEDLKTTVMQLRETVLQQKETIMNQKETIRELTSKLARCESQSGAEPGDARPGGRRKEAGTKNTMGDVSRGPADTLTQLSQTLQSLKQRLENLEQFSRNNNSVQANSLKDLLQSKIDDLEKQVLSRVNSIEEGKPGLRNETEQRGRVESTLTSLHQRITDLEKGQRENRPLDKFQLTFPLRTNYMYAKVKKSLPEMYALTVCMWLKSNASPGVGTPFSYAVPGQANELVLIEWGNNPMEILINDKVAKLPFLINDGKWHHICVTWTTRDGVWEAFQDGVMRGSGENLAPYHPIKPQGMLILGQEQDTLGGGFDATQAFVGDLANFHIWDRKLSIGEIYNLATCSSKAQVGNVFSWLETSIDIYGGASKWTFEACRQLN from the exons ATGCAGGCCACCAAGAACGGAATCTCCTGGAgactttttctattttcatacTTGTTTTTGGAGAGTTCGGCGCAAGACTTCGGCGGGCAGACCCAGTTCATTTGCACGTCCGTACCCAAGGATATGGACATATGCGCGGCCACGTTGCAGAACAGTGTGCCCGGGGAGGATTTGAAGACCACTGTTATGCAGCTGCGGGAGACGGTTTTGCAGCAGAAAGAGACTATCATGAACCAAAAAGAGACTATCAGGGAACTGACTTCAAAGTTAGCGCGGTGTGAGAGCCAGAGCGGGGCCGAGCCTGGAGACGCGCGGCCGGGAGGCAGGAGGAAAGAGGCTGGGACCAAAAACACTATGGGGGATGTATCGAGGGGCCCCGCTGACACTTTGACGCAACTATCACAGACTTTACAGTCTCTGAAGCAGAGATTAGAAAATCTCGAG CAATTCAGCAGAAACAACAACTCAGTGCAGGCAAACAGCCTGAAAGACCTGCTCCAAAGTAAGATCGACGACTTGGAGAAGCAGGTGTTGTCCCGGGTGAACAGCATAGAGGAGGGGAAGCCCGGGCTCCGCAACGAGACGGAGCAGCGTGGCAGAGTGGAGTCCACCCTCACTTCTCTGCACCAGAGGATCACCGACCTGGAGAAAG gCCAGAGAGAAAATAGGCCTTTGGATAAATTCCAGCTCACGTTCCCACTGAGAACCAACTACATGTATGCAAAAGTGAAGAAGAGTCTGCCGGAGATGTACGCTctcactgtgtgcatgtggctCAAGTCCAACGCCTCTCCAGGAGTGGGCACGCCTTTCTCCTACGCAGTCCCGGGTCAGGCAAACGAGCTGGTCCTCATAGAGTGGGGCAACAACCCGATGGAGATACTAATCAATGACAAG GTTGCAAAGCTGCCTTTCCTCATCAATGACGGCAAGTGGCATCACATCTGTGTGACCTGGACCACTCGCGATGGCGTGTGGGAGGCTTTCCAAGACGGCGTCATGAGGGGCAGCGGAGAGAATCTCGCCCCATACCATCCTATCAAACCACAGGGCATGCTGATCCTCGGCCAAGAGCAG GATACGCTTGGAGGAGGATTTGATGCCACACAAGCTTTTGTTGGGGACCTggcaaattttcacatctgGGATCGGAAACTATCCATTGGAGAGATATACAATCTAGCGACTTGCAGCAGCAAAGCACAAGTGGGCAACGTTTTTTCGTGGTTGGAGACGAGCATCGATATTTACGGAGGGGCCTCGAAGTGGACATTCGAAGCTTGTCGCCAACTCAACTGA